Proteins from a genomic interval of Kitasatospora herbaricolor:
- the nsdA gene encoding transcriptional repressor NsdA gives MGGAGRDGDVPMAEKQPNEKLASWFGRSGWSKGELARQVNRRARQIGAHHVSTDTSRVRRWLDGEQPREPIPKIMSELFSERFGSVVSIEDLGLRAIVPVSTVGGGVDLPWSAPQTVQLISEYSRSDLMLNRRGFLGTSLALTAGAALIEPMQRWLTPGPGGAPTPILAAANGGEPFSGRLSEPELELLEQTTVMFRQWDAQNGGGLRRKAVVGQLHEVTDLLQESYPEQTTRRLFRLTAELAHLAGWMSYDVGMHPSAQKYYVLALHAAKEAGDRPFGALILTDMSRQMIHLNRGEDALELIHLAQYGSRDTATPKQQSLLYAMEARAYSTIGEVNRCARAVRLAEDTFTDIREGDNDPDWLKFFSAAELNAENAHSYRDLAYHSSRSDLYASMAAPVMERAVDLFRQDDDHVRSYAFNLVGMASVHLLQNEPEQAAVMAEQAVDIATKVRSERLNTRVRKTSEAANRNFKGVPGVSRLADRVVQEIPEFASAV, from the coding sequence GTGGGCGGGGCCGGGCGGGATGGGGACGTTCCCATGGCAGAGAAGCAACCCAACGAGAAGCTGGCCTCGTGGTTCGGCCGAAGCGGCTGGTCCAAGGGCGAGTTGGCCCGGCAGGTCAACCGTCGGGCGCGCCAGATCGGCGCGCACCACGTCTCCACCGACACCTCACGGGTGCGTCGCTGGCTCGACGGTGAACAACCCCGCGAGCCCATTCCGAAGATCATGTCCGAACTCTTCTCCGAGCGCTTCGGCTCGGTGGTCTCGATCGAGGACCTGGGGCTGCGCGCGATCGTCCCGGTCTCCACCGTGGGCGGCGGCGTCGACCTGCCCTGGAGCGCCCCGCAGACCGTCCAGCTGATCAGCGAGTACTCGCGCAGCGACCTGATGCTCAACCGGCGCGGATTCCTGGGCACTTCGCTCGCCCTGACGGCCGGTGCCGCGCTGATCGAGCCGATGCAGCGCTGGCTGACCCCCGGCCCGGGCGGCGCCCCCACCCCGATCCTGGCCGCCGCCAACGGCGGCGAGCCGTTCAGCGGCCGGCTGTCCGAGCCCGAACTGGAACTGCTGGAGCAGACCACGGTGATGTTCCGCCAGTGGGACGCCCAGAACGGCGGCGGCCTGCGCCGCAAGGCGGTGGTCGGCCAGCTGCACGAGGTCACCGACCTGCTGCAGGAGAGCTACCCGGAGCAGACCACCCGGAGGCTGTTCCGGCTCACCGCCGAACTCGCCCACCTCGCCGGCTGGATGTCCTACGACGTCGGCATGCACCCCAGCGCGCAGAAGTACTACGTGCTCGCGCTGCACGCCGCCAAGGAGGCCGGCGACCGCCCGTTCGGCGCGCTCATCCTCACCGACATGAGCCGGCAGATGATCCACCTGAACCGCGGCGAGGACGCCCTGGAGCTGATCCACCTCGCCCAGTACGGCAGCCGCGACACCGCCACCCCCAAGCAGCAGTCCCTGCTGTACGCGATGGAGGCGCGCGCCTACTCGACGATCGGCGAGGTCAACCGCTGCGCCCGGGCCGTCCGGCTGGCGGAGGACACCTTCACCGACATCCGCGAGGGCGACAACGACCCGGACTGGCTGAAGTTCTTCTCGGCCGCCGAGCTCAACGCCGAGAACGCGCACTCCTACCGCGACCTCGCCTACCACTCCAGCCGCAGCGACCTGTACGCCTCGATGGCCGCACCGGTGATGGAGCGCGCCGTGGACCTGTTCCGCCAGGACGACGACCACGTCCGCTCCTACGCCTTCAACCTGGTCGGCATGGCCAGCGTCCACCTGCTGCAGAACGAGCCGGAGCAGGCCGCCGTGATGGCGGAGCAGGCGGTGGACATCGCCACCAAGGTGCGCTCGGAGCGGCTCAACACCCGGGTCCGCAAGACCTCGGAGGCGGCCAACCGGAACTTCAAGGGCGTGCCCGGGGTCAGCCGGCTGGCCGACCGCGTGGTGCAGGAGATCCCGGAGTTCGCCTCGGCCGTCTGA